GCGATGCGCCCGGCGACGGCGGTCGCCGCGGGGATGACGACGATCGGGATGCTGCTCTTCCCGATGACCGTCTTCGGGGACGCCGCGGGCGGGTACTTCAAGGACTTCGGGTCGTTCCACACGGTCACCTACCATTACGCCATCATACTCTATTTCTTCCTCTTCATCGCCCTCGGGATGCACGAACCGGACACGCGGAAGGACGCGGTCGCGACCTGGCGGCTCGTCACCGTCTACGCCCTCGTCGCCGCCCCGGTCGCGAACGCGATCGGCGTCAACTTCATGAGTTTCCTGTTCTCGAGCTTCCCGCCCCTCGAAGCGGCGCGGGTGATCCTCCGCGACGCGCTCGGGATCGTCCCCGGCCAACTGATCTACGTCGGGATCATGTACCTCGGGATGCTCGGGAGCGCGACGCTATCGACCATCCTCTACCGCGGCCTCAACCGTCTCGTCCGGCGGATCCCGCCGGGATCGGTCGCCGTTAGGGGCGCGCGCGTCGTCGCCTGACGACGTCGCTTCACGAAAGAGATCGGAGGCGGGCGCATGGCCGTCAGACGCTCCTCCGCGGACGGGCTTCCCGTCTACGGAGCGCATCGAAGAGACAACGAGGAACACGTCTTCCGTTACGTCCCGAACCCCTCGGGGCGGACCGCGGCGCCCGAGGATCCCCCCCGCGCCGGCGAAGCCCGATCCCGACCGCATCCTCGGCAGGGATATGAACGGCGACGAGGACGAATGACGAAACGGCACGGAAATTTCCGTGCCGTTTTCTTTTGAATGTCTGTCCATCCGCCCGCGGGCGTGATACAATGGGATGAGACGTCCGGAGGATCGCTTCGGACCATACGGGGGTGCACCATGGACGCGTTCAACCAGGAAACCAGGAAGAAGATCGAGGAAGCCGTGCTATCCTTCCTCCGCCGGAACGGACCCGCGGAGCGGAAGAAGCTGTTCTCCCCCGCCTACGTCGCCCTGCAGGTGACCGACGAGGACATCAAGGACAACGCCCCCTCGGGGAACTACTCGAAGGCGAAGAGCTACATCGGGATGATCGTGAGCGAACTCGTCGCCGAGGGAAAGGTCCTCGCTTCTCCCGAGGGCGCCCTCTCGGCGCCCGCGCCGAAGCCGGAGCCCGTCGTGGAGAAGAAACCGGTCAAGGTCGCCGAGAAGGCGATGCCGCTGTCGGATGCCGCCTACAAGGCGCTCGTGCTCCGCATCCTCGGGAAGTACCTCTCCGCCGAAGAGACCCTCGACAACGATCCCAACTCGCTCGCCGGCGTGCTCCGCTCCCAGACCGGGGCGATGCTCAGGAAGCATCCCGAACTCGCGGCTAAGGACGAGGAGACCATCTTCCGGACGGTCTCTTCCGAGATCGAGAAGACCAAGGGCTTCAGGGACCGCTTCCACAGGGAGAAGGAATCCGAACCCGAACCCGAGCCCGCCCCCAGGACGGAAGCGCCCAAGCCGGAACCGGCGAAATCCGCCAAGACCGTCAAGAAACCGACCTCCGAACCGGAGCCGACAAAGCCGAACGGCGCGAAGGCGCGCCAGACGCTCGTGCTCCGCATCCTCGACCATTACCTCTCGGGCGAGGAGACCCTCGACAACGACCCGAACTCGCTCGCGGGCGTCCTCAGGAGCCAGACGGGCGCGATCCTCAAGAACCACCCGGAACTCGCCGGCAAGGACGAGGACGAGGTCTTCGCGACCGTGACCGCCGAGATCGAGAAGACCAAGGGCTTCAAGGACCGCTTCGCCTCCCGGACGGCGCCCGAACCCGAGAAGGCTCCCGCCGTCAAGCCGGCGCGGAAGCGGGCGAAGAAAGCCGAGCCCGAACCCCAGGGCGAACCGGCCTTCCCGATCGAGTCGATCGACCGCCTGATCCGCGAGACGGCTGCGAAGCACGCCCTCTGCGTGTCCGGCAAGTTGTCGCGCGAAAGATACGAGAAGGTCCTCCTCCTCGCCGTCAGCCACCTTTTCGCCGATGCCGAGGAGTTCTTCGAGAACTTCTCGTTCCAGCTGATCAAGCGGCTCTACGGGACCGCCGTCATCGACCAGAAGTTCACCCCCGGTCCCGAGGACGAGGGCGTCGACGGCGAGATCGTCGTCGAGGATCCCGCCGGCTACCGCGAGACGATCATGATGCAGGCGAAGACGAAGAAGAACGACAAGGCCTCGATCTCGATGAAGGTCCTGCGCGAGTACGTCGGCGTGATGCACCTCCGCGGCGCCGACAAGGTACTCATCATCTCCAACTCGACGATCACGAAGGACGCCAAGGAGAAGTCGAAGCGGCTCAAGTACGTGAAGCTTGTCGACGTCAGGGAGCTCGTCGAGTGGATGAAGAAGACGAGGTTCGGCCTTGTCGTCGAGGACGGCGCCCCGAAGATCGACGCGGCCCTGCTCCGCGAGCTGATCGGGGTCAAGTGAGATGGATTCCGAACGCCTGTGCCTCGGAAGCCGCTGGAAGCGGGACGGATTTCGTCTCGTCTACTACGGCCTCCGAAACAAGCCCAACACGACCCGTAACGTCCTGAAGCTCACCCGCCGCGAAGCCATGGTCCTCGACGTCCTTCCGAAGGCATGCGGCGACGCCGAACGAAACGTCCTGAAGCGGCTGACGGCGGAAGGAGCCGTGGTCCGCGAACGCGACGTCAAGCCCCTGCCTTCCTCATATGAGGAGGCCCGCTTCTGCGTCTCCTGCGCCGCCAACGACTTCATGATCCCCGGCCTCGAGTTCGACGCCGAGGGCCGCTGCCCGATCTGCCAGAACGCCGACGTCCTGCCCTCGATCAAGAGCGTCCTCCCGCTCGTCGAGACCCTCCCGAAGGCGATGAAGGGACGCTTCGACGTCGCCCTCTTCTATACCGGCGGGAAGGATTCGAGCTACCTCCTCCACCATCTGGCGAACGACCTCAAGCTGCGCGTGCTCGCGCTCACCTGGGAGATCCCGTACATGTCGGATTCGGCCCGGGCTTCGATCGAAGCCGCCAAGAAGCGCGTGTCTTCCGCCGAATTCGTCGTCCGGAAGATCGCCGACGACGACCTCCGGCGCATGTACCGCGACCTCTACGATCGCGCCGGCAACACCTGCGCCTGCCCGTCGCTCGCGTACGTGACCTTCTATCCCGAACTCGTCGAGCTCGGCGTCCCCTTCCTCGTCCTCGGGAACGAGCCGGTCCAGATGAAGAACCTCTGGTTCCAGCACATCGCCCCGAAGTCGGCCTACGACCCGAAGATGCATGCGCTCCTTTCTTTCGCCCTGAACGCCCTGCGCGTCCTCACCTTCCGCCGGCCGCTCCGTCCGGGGCAGGCGGAGACGCTCCTGGCGATGCGGGCGCTCGCGTACGGCGAACCGAAGGTCAAACGGCTGTCCGGCTTCGTGAACCCTCTCCAGGACGACGTCCAGGAGGCGATGCGGAAGATCCCGGAATTGATGCGGCCGTTCAAACGGGCGATCCGCCGTTCCTCCTGGACCGGCCGGATCCCGGCGATGGTCCACATCGACATGGACGCCGCCGCCGGCGGCTACGACTGGGCGAAGATCAAGAAGCTCCTGACGGACAAGATCGGATGGGTCGGATCCGACAGCCTCGACAAGGGTCTCCACACCTCGTGCAGGATCGAGAAGTGCAAGGAATACACCCAGTTCGTCCGCTTCCGGGCGATGAAGTCGACGGTGATCCCGTTCTCCGCGATCGAACTCGCGATCGCCTCGCGCGAAGGCAACGTCGCGCGCGACGAGGCGATCCGGGAGATGAAGGGACAGCTCGGCTTCTCCCTGACGCAGCCGCCCGAGTGCGCGGTGATGGAAGCGTATCTGGAGCTCGGAAAATGAAAAGACAACGGCTAGCGCGTCACGACGACGGCGCCGGCCGTTGTTCTTTTCTATATAGATGACAACGCGAGTTCCAAGGGCGATGACGGACGGATCGGACGCGCTTTCGTCAATCGTTCCTGGAAGGCTGGCGGATCGGTTTCGTCGTATTGCGCCAGACGACGTTCGTCTGCGTATAGACGATCTTGTTCCGATCGTCCGGATGTTTGATCCGGTTGAGCAGGGTGATGAGGGCTTGACGGCCGAGATATTCCTTGTCCGTGTTCACCGTCGTGACCGACGGGACGGCGACGCGTCCTTCGGCGATGTTGTCGAAGCCGATCACGCCGATCTCCTCGGGGATCTTCTTCCCCATCTGCTTCAGCGCCTCGCAGGCGGAGATCGCGATCGAGTCGTTCGCGCAGACGAGGATTTCCGGCAGTTCCTTCATCGCGAGGAAGGTTTTCTTGAGTTCCTTCGGATTGCCGTAGGGAAAGGCGTCCGGTTCCAAGACGGAGAACGTCGGATCATACGGGATCTTCTGCTGGAACAGCGCCTCGCGCATCCCGAGGAACCGTTCGTAGAAACCGCGGCAGTGCATCGGATCGCCGACGAAGCCGAAACGTCTGGCGCGATGCTGGACGATGAGGTCGTTGCAGATGCGCGTGATCGGATCCGCATTCATCATGATCACGATGTCGTAGGCGCCGGGGATGTCGACCGAGAAGTGCGGGAAGTCGATGAACGTCGTCGGGATCTCGAGTCCGAGCAGCATCTTGATGAAGCGCTCCTCGAACGACTCGATGCAGATGATGCCGTCGACGTTGATCGCCTTCACGTAGTTGCCGAGGTCGCGGTAGGCGGAAGGGGTCTGGGCGTTGAAGGTGTACTGCAGGAGCTCGAAGTCGTACTTCTTGACGGTCGCCTCGATCCCGCGGACAATCGAAAGGAAGAAGTTCAGGTTCGAGAGCGTGCGCGACGTCAGAAGCATGATCTTCTGATTGCGAAGATACTCGCTTTTCCCCGAGGCGTAGTTGAGCCCCTTGTATCCGAGCTCGATCGCCTTGTCGAAGACGAGCTTCCGCGTCTTCTCGGGGACCGGACGATTGTTGAGGACCTTGGAGACGGTGTTGCGCGAAAGGCCGAGGTCGTCGGCGATGTCCTGGATGCTTACGGCGGTTTGCGGCATGGTTCCATCCCTCCTGAGAGCATCATAGCACACATTGCGAAGGAATCCAACGAATAATGTGCAAATAGATACAAATGACATAAATAATTGTGCAAATAGCTCAAATGTAAGGGTTTTTGCAAAATACTTTTGACATCGTTCGAGCCATCGGTGAAAATAGAATCAGCCGGTGATCGAGGAGGCGAAGCGATCCATGAATCCCACGACCACACCACGCAAGAGAAAGAGTCAGTCCAAGAAGGCGAGTCGGTTCACGCTCTTCCTTTTCGTCGTTCCCGCACTCTTGTTCGTCCTCGTCTTCAACTACCTGCCCATGTACGGCGTCGTTATCGCCTTCCAGGACTTCTCACCGGTCGACGACATCCTCTCGCCGAACGCCAACTGGATCGGTTTCGACAACTTCACACGCTTCTTCAACGACTTCAAGTTCTGGACCCTGATGGAAAACACCTTCCTGCTCTGCATCTACGGCTTCCTCATCGGCTTCCCGCTGCCGATCGTCGTCGCCCTCCTGCTGAACGCGCTCAAGGGGAAGAAGTTCTCGCGCCGGCTCCAGACGATCTTCTACGCGCCGCACTTCATCTCGGTCGTCGTCATGGTCGGCATGCTCTACCTGTTCTTCGGGGAGTACGGGCTTGTGAACAACATCGTCCGCTACCTCGGCGGAGATCCCTACAGTTACTTCCTCGAACATGAGGCGTTCCGTCCGCTCTACATCCTCTCCTCGAACTGGCAGGACTTCGGCTGGAGTTCGATCATCTACCTCGCCGCCCTGTCGGGCGTCGACCCGCAGCTGCACGAGGCGGCCGTCGTCGACGGCGCGTCGCGCTTCCAGCGGATCCTCCACATCGACTTCCCGGCGATCTTCCCGACCGTCTCGATGCTTCTAATCCTCTCGATCGGCAACCTCATGAGCGTCGGCTACGAGAAGGCGCTGCTCATGCAGACGGGAGCGAACCTCTCGACCTCGGAGATCATCGCCACCTACGTCTACCGCATCGGCTTCATCGGTTCCGGCGAATACGGCTATGCCACCGCCATCGGCCTCTTCAGCGCCGGCATCAACGTCGTTCTGCTCGTGATCGCGAACACCCTGTCGCGACGCTTCTCGCAGAACAGCCTGTGGTGATCGCGATGAGACTCCTATCGACGTCGCCGACCCTCCCCAAGAAGAAGAAATCCGGCCGCATGAAGGATCCGCTTTCCGACAAGATCTTCTATGCCTTCGACATCCTCCTCATGCTCCTGCTCGCCGCCATCATCGTCTATCCGCTCTATTTCATCGTCATCGCCTCGATCTCCGATCCCGACCAGGTGCTGAACGGCAACGTATACCTCTATCCGGTCCAGGTCACCCTTTCCGGATTCCGCCGTCTGCTCGATGAGGAACTGATCTGGACGGGCTATCGCAACACGATCATCTACACCGTCGTCGGCACCGCCCTCAACATCGCGATGACGATCCCGACCGGCTGGGCGCTCTCTCGGAAGAACCTGCCCGCCCGCAAGTTCGTCATGTGGTTCTTCATCATCACACTGTTCTTCGGAGGCGGGCTCGTCCCCTATTACCTCCTGATCTCGAAGCTCGGGATGGTCGAGAGTCCGCTCGTCCTCATCATCCCCTCGGCGATGTCGGTCTGGAACGTCTTCATGACGAAGGCCTATTACGAATCGAACATCCCCGAAGAACTGCTCGAGGCCGCCGAGATCGACGGCGCCGGCGAATTCCGCAAGTTCTTCTCGGTGGTCCTGCCGATCTCGAAGGCGATCATCGCCGTGATGGTGCTGTTCTACGCGGTCGGCCACTGGAACAGCTACTTCAACGCCCTGATCTTCATCTCCGACGAACGCTTCTATCCGCTCCAGCTCGTCCTCAAGGACATCCTCATCACCGCCGAGGTCACGAGCGGCGCCGGCGGCAGCGTCGATACGATCCTCGAACAGATGCGGATCGCCAACCAGATCAAGTACGCCTCCATCATCGTTTCCTCGCTTCCCATCATCCTGCTCTATCCCTTCATTCAGAAGTTCTTCGACAAGGGGTTCCTTGTCGGCACGTTCAAGTAAGCGGAGGTCCCCCCATGAAGAAAATCGCATGCTTTCTCACGATCCTGATCGCGTCCGCCCTCGCAGCCTGCTCGGCGGCGACCACGACGACCCGCGACGCCTCGGCGCTCGCCCTTCTCGGGTACCAGTACGAGGATCCCCAGGCGCCGATCGTCGCCGCCAAGGGAACCGTCCATTTCGACATCCTGTCCTCCAAGAACGCGCTCGCGGACGATTACAACGACATGGCCGTCTTCCAGGCGCTCTACGACATGACGAACGTGGACGTGAACTGGGTGAACCTTTCCGAGTCGTCCTACGTCGCGCGGAAGAACCTGATCATGGCGGACAAGGAGAACTATCCGGATGCGATCTACCATGCCGGCTTCTCCGACAAGGAGATCATCCAGTACTCGACCCGCGAGGTCATCCTGCCGATCGACGAATACCTCGACTACATGCCGAACTTCAAGTCGATCCTCGAAGCCCGGCCGGACATCCGCAGCATCCTCACCTCCCCCGACGGTCACATCTACTCGCTTCCGCGCGTCGAGGAGATGGGTCTGCTCGCGTATCCCAACCTGCTCTTCCTGAACAAGGTCTGGGTCGCGGAACTGATCGCTTCCGGCGACGTCGACTTCCTTTCCCAGGGCGACCTCGTCGACGGACTCGACCTGACGCTCGCGGAGTTCCAGGAGATCCTCACGCTGTTCAAGACGACCGACATGAACCACAACGCCAAGGCCGACGAGATCCCGCTCTCCTTCGTCTACCAGAACTGGCAGGGCAACCAGTCCGACCTGTTCGCCGCCTTCGGCGTCCCGGAGAACACCGACCACCGCACCGTCCTCGACGGCACCGTCACGATCACCGCGGTCATGGACCAGTTCTTCGAGGCGACCAACTTCCTCGCCGACTGGGTCACCGCCGGATTGATCGACAAGGAAGCCTTCAGCCAGTCGCAGGACGCGTTCCTCGCCAAGGGCAAGGCCGCGCAGCAGAAGCTCGGGGCGTTCTACTGGTGGGAATCCGAGACCGTCGTCACCAACCCCGGGGACTACATCTGCCTCGACCCGCTGATCGGGTCCGACGGGAACCAGTACGTCGGCGTCTCCAACAACCCCGAGATCTCGAAGGGGAACTTCGTGATCTTCTCGAAGTGCGCCTTCCCGGAGATCCTGCTCACCTACATGGACCGCTTCTACGACCCCGTCGTCTCCGCCCAGATCAACTACGGACCGATCGGCACCGTCTATGAGGAGGAACGCGACGAAAACGGCATGCTCGTGCAGAAGCCGATCCCCGAAGGAATGACCGCCGACGAGTTCCGCCTCAAGAACGCGCCGCTCGGATTGATCTACCTGTCCTACGAGCAGTGGGAGAACGTTGTGAACATGGAACCGCGCGCGAAACTCCGCCTCGAGCGCCTCGCCGCCCATGCGACGCCCTTCACCTATCCCGGCGCGACTCCCTTCCCGAACGTCTCCTACACGCTCGCCGAGATCAACAAGCTCGCGACGATCGAGATGAACCTCTACGACTACGTCTACCAGTCGCTCACCGACTGGCTCCTCAACGGCGGCGTCTCGCAGGCGCAGTGGGACGACTACAAGGCGATGCTTTCGAACATCGGCCTCGACGAAGCGCTCGACATCTACCAGGACGCCTACGACCGCTACCTCGCCACCCAGGCGACCTGGTCATGAAACGGCTTGACCGCATCGGCGCGGCGATCTTCGATTACCTCCTGGTCGCGGTCCTCATCGCCGTCTCGTTCTTCCTCGTCCTCCCCTTCCTCACGGTCCTTACGGGCGCCGTCGCCTGGTTCCAGGCATCCGGCGACGAGCGCGACCTCGCACTCCTGTTCCGCTCGATCCGCGCGCACTGGAAGAAGAGCCTGCCCTACGGCGTCGCGCTGTTCCTCATCACCGGCATCGCCGCCCTCGACATCGCCTTTTTCCGGCAGAACGCCTATCCCGGCTCCGACCTCGTCCTCGCACTCTCCTGGATCGCCGTCGTCCTCGCCTTCGTCACGATCGTCAACGGACCCACGATCCTGAACCGGATGGCGGTCACGCTTCCGCAGCTGGTCTACGACGCCTTCGTGCTCGCGATCGCATCCCCGCTCGATTTCCTCGCCGCCGCCGCCTTCCACGGCGTCATCGTCGCCGCGGCGATCCTCGCACCGGCACTGGCGATCCCGCTGTCGGCGCCGCTCCTCTGGATCGCCGCCCGCTTCTCGCTTCACGCCTTCCATCGACTGGAATCAAAGCAAAACCCACATAACTCAGGAGGAAAGAACGTATGAAAAAACTCTTCACGCTGCTGGTCTTCGGTTTCGTCGCGATCGCCATGATCGCCTGCGACGAGGCGACCACCACGGCCGCCGTCACCACCGCGAACACCGCCCCGACCATCGCCGGCGTCGCGTTCGACGCCACCATCGCCCGCGGCGAATCGTTCGACGCCCTCGAAGGCGTCAGCGCCGCCGACGCCCAGGACGGCGACCTCACAGCCGCCATCACCCTCACGAGCGTCCCCGCGCTCGTCTTCACGAACGGCGTCTGCGTTCCCGAGGAGCAGGGCGAATACTACATCACCTATTCCGTCATCGACGCCGGCGGACTCGAGACGAAGGAGTACACCACCCTCACCGTCACCCGTCCCGTCGCCACCGAGACGCTGTTCAAGGACTACGATTTCGCCGATGCGGACCCCGTCGACCTCGACGGCTGGACCGCCACCTTCTCCGACGGAGCGACCGGTCTCATGGAAGTCGCCGCCGGACGGCTCGTCTTCCAGGTCGTCGACCGCGGTACCGCCGACTATCATGCGAAACTGACGAAGGTCGGCGTCGAGGCCCTCGCCGCCGCCGAATACGAACTGAAGATCACGATGAGCGCCTCCGTCGCCGGCGCCAAACTGCACTGGATCGTCAACGACGCCTCCCAGGGCTGGTCGCCCGCCGGCGGCATCTGGAACCTCGAACTCACCACGACCCCGGCCGTCTACTCGATCAAGTACACCGTCGCCGCGGACACCACCCAGATCGAGTGGCTCCTGCAGATGGGCGGGGACCTCAACCCGGCCGGTTTCGACCTCTACGTCGACAAGGTCGAACTTCTGATCTCGACCGGCACCGAAACCGAATCGGTCCTGCTCGCGGACGACTTCGCGACGGACGCCCACGAGGCGGAATGGGGCATCACCCAGGACGCCGCCGCCTCCTCGACGCTCGACGTGACCGGCGGCGAGATGGTCTACACGATCGCCAACTACGCCCCCGAAGGCGCGCCGTGGAACATGAACCTGTGGCTCAATACCGGCATCGACCTCGTTTCCGGATCGAAGTACAAGCTTTCCTTCGACGTCACCGTCCAGAACGACCAGTTCTACGAACTCTGCTTCGAGGACCAGACCCTCGACTGGCAGGTCCGCGCCGGCTTCAAGAACGGAACCTTCTCGGGAACCCAGACCGTCGAACACACGTTCTACGCCGGCATGGCCATCACCGGCCTGTACATCAAGCTCGCGCTCGGCCAGGGAACCACCTCGAACGTCGTCGCGATCGACAACA
This sequence is a window from Candidatus Izemoplasmatales bacterium. Protein-coding genes within it:
- a CDS encoding LacI family DNA-binding transcriptional regulator; the encoded protein is MPQTAVSIQDIADDLGLSRNTVSKVLNNRPVPEKTRKLVFDKAIELGYKGLNYASGKSEYLRNQKIMLLTSRTLSNLNFFLSIVRGIEATVKKYDFELLQYTFNAQTPSAYRDLGNYVKAINVDGIICIESFEERFIKMLLGLEIPTTFIDFPHFSVDIPGAYDIVIMMNADPITRICNDLIVQHRARRFGFVGDPMHCRGFYERFLGMREALFQQKIPYDPTFSVLEPDAFPYGNPKELKKTFLAMKELPEILVCANDSIAISACEALKQMGKKIPEEIGVIGFDNIAEGRVAVPSVTTVNTDKEYLGRQALITLLNRIKHPDDRNKIVYTQTNVVWRNTTKPIRQPSRND
- a CDS encoding ABC transporter permease subunit, with product MNPTTTPRKRKSQSKKASRFTLFLFVVPALLFVLVFNYLPMYGVVIAFQDFSPVDDILSPNANWIGFDNFTRFFNDFKFWTLMENTFLLCIYGFLIGFPLPIVVALLLNALKGKKFSRRLQTIFYAPHFISVVVMVGMLYLFFGEYGLVNNIVRYLGGDPYSYFLEHEAFRPLYILSSNWQDFGWSSIIYLAALSGVDPQLHEAAVVDGASRFQRILHIDFPAIFPTVSMLLILSIGNLMSVGYEKALLMQTGANLSTSEIIATYVYRIGFIGSGEYGYATAIGLFSAGINVVLLVIANTLSRRFSQNSLW
- a CDS encoding restriction endonuclease — translated: MDAFNQETRKKIEEAVLSFLRRNGPAERKKLFSPAYVALQVTDEDIKDNAPSGNYSKAKSYIGMIVSELVAEGKVLASPEGALSAPAPKPEPVVEKKPVKVAEKAMPLSDAAYKALVLRILGKYLSAEETLDNDPNSLAGVLRSQTGAMLRKHPELAAKDEETIFRTVSSEIEKTKGFRDRFHREKESEPEPEPAPRTEAPKPEPAKSAKTVKKPTSEPEPTKPNGAKARQTLVLRILDHYLSGEETLDNDPNSLAGVLRSQTGAILKNHPELAGKDEDEVFATVTAEIEKTKGFKDRFASRTAPEPEKAPAVKPARKRAKKAEPEPQGEPAFPIESIDRLIRETAAKHALCVSGKLSRERYEKVLLLAVSHLFADAEEFFENFSFQLIKRLYGTAVIDQKFTPGPEDEGVDGEIVVEDPAGYRETIMMQAKTKKNDKASISMKVLREYVGVMHLRGADKVLIISNSTITKDAKEKSKRLKYVKLVDVRELVEWMKKTRFGLVVEDGAPKIDAALLRELIGVK
- a CDS encoding carbohydrate ABC transporter permease; the encoded protein is MRLLSTSPTLPKKKKSGRMKDPLSDKIFYAFDILLMLLLAAIIVYPLYFIVIASISDPDQVLNGNVYLYPVQVTLSGFRRLLDEELIWTGYRNTIIYTVVGTALNIAMTIPTGWALSRKNLPARKFVMWFFIITLFFGGGLVPYYLLISKLGMVESPLVLIIPSAMSVWNVFMTKAYYESNIPEELLEAAEIDGAGEFRKFFSVVLPISKAIIAVMVLFYAVGHWNSYFNALIFISDERFYPLQLVLKDILITAEVTSGAGGSVDTILEQMRIANQIKYASIIVSSLPIILLYPFIQKFFDKGFLVGTFK